The DNA window CGAGGACCTCGGGCGGGCGGGCCGTCGTCAACCTGCTGCAACTCTCCGAAGGCGAGAAGATCACCGGCATCGTCCCCGTCCGCGAGTTCCGCGACGACGAGAGCCTGATGATGGTCACCCGCCGCGGGACCGTGAAGAAGACCGACCTCACCGCCTTCAAGCGGCCCCTCGGCCGAGGGATCATCGCCCTGGGCCTGGACGAAGGGGACCAGCTCATCGGCGTCGCCCGCACTAGGGCCGGCGACCAGGTGGTCCTCAACACCCGCGAGGGGATGGCCATCCGGTTCGACGAGTCCGACGTCCGCTCCATGGGCCGCCCCGCGCACGGCGTGCGCGGGATCAGCCTGGAAGAGGGGGACGAGGTCGTCGGCATGGTTGTGGCCAACGGCGGCGAGGACCCGGCGAGCCTGCTCACCGTCTGCGAGAACGGTTATGGGAAGCGGACGCTGCTGGCCGAGTACCGGTCGCAGAACCGCGGCGGCAAGGGGCTGATCGACATCAAGACCAGCGACCGCAACGGCCGCGTGGTGGCCGTCGCCAAGGTGACCGACGCCGACGAGGTGATGATCACCACCACCGGCGGCATCCTGATCCGCACCCGGGTCGGAGACACCCGCCCGATCGGCCGCAACACCCAGGGCGTGCGGCTCATCCGCCTGGACGACGGCGACGCCGTCAGCAGCCTCGCCAAGCTCCCCGAAGAGGAGCTGACCGCCGAGGCCGAAGCCGAGCTAGAAGCCGCCCCCGTCGCCCTCGACGGCCCCGTCGCCGAAGGCCACATCATCGACGACGGCGTCGCCGAAGCCGAGGCCAGCGACCACATGGAAGACGAGGCCGACGGCGAATCGGAAGAGTGACCGCCGAGAAGCCCCGGAGGGACGCGCCATGCTCTTGAGGAACCTGGAGATCCGCGACTTCCGGGGCTTTCATCACTTCCGAATCCCCCAACCGGGACGGGTCAACCTCCTGGTCGGGACCAACAACTACGGCAAGACGTCGATCCTGGAGGCGGTCAGCTTCCTGGCGGCCGTCGGGGAATTCTCGCCGATATGGCACGCGCTTCGGCGGCGAGGAGAAGAGATTCGAAGCGATGTCGGGCCGCCTCCTCCGGCCGCCTGCCGCTGGGATTGGCGTTCGCGCAATGGTTCATGGAACTTTTCCGGATTCCGCCAAGATTAGAGCCGCTCCTCTGAAGATATAGAGACGCGACCCCGTCTCCATTCAGAGGACTCGACGATGATTCTCCCCGAGTCGGACCAGTCCAGGCCGCCCGTCGATCCTCAACGCGACAAAGGCGGCGTGCGCTGTCCTCGGTGTGGGGGAGAGGCGCTCGTCGCCGGCGGCTTCGCTTCCCACGGGGGGAGCCGGCCCGTGTTCCTGCCGCAGTATTGCGGCACGCCGTCCTACGCCGGCATCATCCCGCCGCAGTTGTTCCGGGCCTGCCTCTCTTGCGGGCTGCTCTGGTCGGCCGTCGACCCCAAGGGCCTCCGCGCTCTGATCGCCCGCTGCGGCGGCGAACTGGGCCTTCAGCATCTCGACGAGATCGACCACGGCCCTTACCGCGACCTTCCCGACACCGACCTCGCCCGCGAGATCGGCGATAAGATCGCCGAACTGGACGCCATCGCCCGAACGCAGACGCCCGGCGCGATGGTTCGCCGCTGCCGCGAGCTGTACAGCGCGACCTGGGACCAGGCCCATCTGGACGCCAAGGAGTGGCCGCGCCTCAGCCGCGAGGACAAGCTCGAACGCTTCGGCTGGTCGCCCAAGGAGAAAGAGAAGAAGGCGCCGCTCGACGACTTCGACTCGCCCTTCTTCTGATCCGTCGCGCGAGGGCTGATCCCGCGGGCGAACGACGACGATGTTCTCCGCGGCCCGATTCCATGCGACGTCGCGGATGATCGGGCCCGCGGGCGTCGCTCCTTTCACTTTCGCTCCTGGGGGATCGTCGGACCTCGTCGTCGCAGTCGACGTTGTTGAGATTCGGTCCGCCGGATGTCCCTTTCGCACCACGCGCCGTCACCGAATCACACCGCCCGATGCCGGCCGGCATCCCCTCCACGCGCCGATCGAGACCTTGACTTATCCTTCCCACAGACTTGATCGGACCGGGCGAAGTCGACCGGACGATCGACCGAGAAGGAAAGGAAGGGCATGGATACATATCGATTTGGATTCGTCATGGAACAGGCCCTGGGCCACCGCGTTTATCATCGCAACCTTGAAACATGGAGCCGCGGCGATACGTCGTATGAAGCAACCTGGATGTCCGTCCCTTCATGGCGGGACGATCGCTGGAACCGCCTCCCCCTGCTGAATCGCAACTACTCCGTGAGGATGAGCTTTCGCGCTCGCGACCTGGTTCGGGCGAGGCAAGCCGAAGGCCCCTCGTTCGACGCCCTGTTCTACCACACCTTCGTCTCCTCCCTGTTCAACCGCGGGGCCTCGCGCGATTCGCCCGTGGTGATTTCGATGGACGCCACTCCACTGGGGTTCGACGCCTTGGGCGCGGGGTATGGCCACAAGGCCGACGCCCCCGGCCTGGCCAGTCGCCTGAAGCTCCGATGGTACAAACGCCTGTTCAACTCCGCCGCCGCCGTCACCTGCTGGAACCGATGGACGGCCGAGAGCCTTATGAACGACTACGACGTGGAGCCGTCCCGAATCTCGGTCATCTCGCCAGGCGCCGACCTGGATCGGTGGAAGCCCACACATCGCGACGATCGCGACAACGCCCGGCCTCGCCTGCTGTTCCTGGGCGGCGAGTTCGAGCGCAAGGGAGGGCGCGTCCTCCTGGACGTCTTCCGTTCGCACCTGGCCGATCGCTGTGAACTCGACATCGTCTCCGACGAGGCGCCGATCGAATCCGAGGGGCCGATCCGCGTCCATCGCGGCGTCACCCACGAGAAGGGAGGGTTGAAGGCCCTCTTCGACGCGGCTGACGTGTTCGTCCTCCCCACCCGGGGCGACACCTTGCCGCTGGCGATCACGGAGGCGATGGCGAGCGGGCTTCCGGTCGTCTCCTGTCGCGTCGGCGCCATTCATGAGCAGGTCGTCGAGGGGGAGACCGGGCTGCTGGTGCCTCCGAACGACCCGGCCGCCCTGGCGAAGGCCTTGACCTCGCTCCTGGACGACCCGGCCCGGCGGCGGGAGATGGGGATCGCCGGCCGCCTCCGCACCGAGAGGCTCTTCAACGGTCCACGCAACGCCGCGGCCTTGATGGACTTCTTGAAGAGGGTCGTCGACGACGCTCGCGGCCGCAAAGCGGCTCCAGCGAATCGCCCGATCGCGGTCCCGATCGGCGGTCGGCGTTCGACGATTCGATCGACTCGATCGTCCTGAACCGCCGTCCCCACGGGATGAACGCGGAGGACGGAAGCCGTCGGCCATGGATCGGCCCCCTCGTCGCATCCCCGGAGGACGCGACGAGGGGGCTGTCCGTCAACGCCACCGCAGGCGGGCGACGCGCGGCTGGCGGGGGTGGGCGCCGTTGATAAGGACGGCGACGTGGTCGACGGTGGGGACCACGACGTCGGGGCGGGCGCCGCGAGTGAGCCGACCCAAGGAGATCTTGCCGGTGGACGCGCCTCCCACGGCGAAGGCTCGGTTGGCGGGCCGGCAGCGGTAGAAGTCGCCGTTCCCCTTGCCGTAGAGAACCGTCAGGCTCTGGTCGCCGGAGTTGGAGACGGCCAGGTCGAGCCGGCCGTCGCCGTTGAAGTCGGCGGCGGCGATCGCGTTGGGGGCCTTGCCCACGGGGAGGGTATACCTCGCGGTGAAGTTCCCGCTGCCGTCGCCGATCAGGATGCTGACGTTGTTGCTTTCCTCATTGGCCGCGGCGATGTCGGGGACGCCGTCACGGTTGAAATCGCCGATCGCCAGCGCGGTCGGGGCCGTCCCGGCGTTGAAGAAGCGGACGTCCTGGAAGGTCCCGTCGCCGTCCCCCAGCAGGACGCCGACCTTGTTCGCCGAAGGCCCGGCGTCGGCTCCGTAGGTCACGGCCAGGTCGGGAATCCCGTCGCCGTTGAAGTCGCCCACGACGAGCGAATCCGAGTTCGCGCCGGCGGCGACGAACTGGACGTCCTGGAAGGTGCCGTCGCCGTTCCCCAACAGGATGCCGACCGAGGCGCTCTCATCGGCGGCGATGTTCGCCGTGGCGACGTCCAACTTGCCGTCGCGGTTGAAGTCGCCGACGACCACGTAGACTGGCTCCGCCCCCGCGCCCTGGGTGATGGGATCGCCGAAGGCCAGGTTCCCCGCGCCGGTGCTCTCGTTCAGGATCACGCTGAGCTGGTTGGTGGAGAACGTGCTGGTCGCCAGGTCGGGCTTGCCGTCGTTGTTGAAGTCGCCCACGGCGATCGAGATGGTCGACGGGAAGAACGGCGACGGGTCGCCGGTGAAGTACTGGGCGGCCTGGAAGGTGCCGTCGCCGTTCCCCAGCGTCACGCCCAGATTCGCGCCCCCCAGCGCGGTGGCCAGGTCGAGCTTGCCGTCGCCGTCGAAGTCGGCCAGGCCCGTCGAGTTCGGGTTCCCCTCGAAGGCGACCGGGGCCGGGGGGCCGAACTGGACCAGACCCAACGTCATCAACTGACGTCCTTCCAGCAGGTCGAATCCCCTCGTCCCGCCCGTCCTACGCCGTCGGGTCGTCGTCTGGTGCGTCCTCATGAATGGCGACTCCCTGGATGCTCTAGCCTGTGGAATCGAGGCAAACGTCCCATTTGCTGCATTCAGACGTTTCCGCGATCAGAAGCCTAGAACAAGAAGGGAACGCCGTCTGGGAAACCTCGAGGAGCCGCGACGACGGGTCAACGGCGCCGGTGGAGAGGTCGCGAGAACCGGGAGTGGTTCAGGAGTACGGTGACGCGGCCGGAGCCGTTGAGGACCGCAAGGTCCGGGAGCGTCCGGTTGGCGATGCGGCCGACGGCGATGTTTCCCGAAGCCCCTGCGCCGGCCGAGAAGAGGCTCTGGCGAGGACCGAAGCGGACGAAGTCGCCGTTCCCCTTGCCGTAGAGGACGGTCAGGCGTCCGTCGGAGTCGAGCACGCTCAGGTCGAGCTTGCCGCTGCCGTTGAGGTCGGCGGCCGTAACGGCGATGGGGATGGAGGAAAGCGGGAGAACGGAGCGCCGCGTGAAGCCTCCCCGGCCGTCGCCGATCAGGACGCCCACGCTCTTGAGGAAGTCGTCGGTCGGCGAGGAGCCGGCGTTGGCCGTCGCGATGTCGAGGACGCCGTCGCCGTTGAAGTCGCCCATGGTCAGGGCTCTCGGCGCCGAGCCGGCCAGGAACAGACTCGGCGTTCCGAACGTGCCGTCGCCCTCGCCCAGCAGGATCCCGATCGTCGATTCGAGCGACTGCCGGCGATTGGCGAAGGTCACAGCCAGGTCGACGACGCCGTCGCCGTTGAAGTCGGCCGCGGCGACGGTTTCGATGGTCGCCAGGTCGGCGGAGGGAAGGTCCAGGCCGTTCTGGAACGTGCCGTCGCCGTTGCCCAGGAAGACGCCGCCAGGGCGCGAGCCGTAGCGGAACCCCGCCGCGACGTCGAGCTTGCCGTCGCCGTTGAAGTCGCCCACGGCCAGGCTGTACGAGAGCCCCCGCGCGGGGGTCGTCGCGGCGGCTTCGAAGCTCAGGGAACCCGACCCCGCCCCCGTGTTGAGCAGCACGCCGAAGTCGCTGGGGTAGCCGGGAAGGCTGGAGCCGCTACGGGCGTATGCAAGATCCGGCTTGCCGTCGTTGTTGAAGTCGCCCACGATCACCGTCGTCGTCGATCCGCTCGCGGCGGCCGAACTCGCCGCCGTGTCGAAGTACCGCGCCGGCCCGAACTTCCCGTTCCCATAGCCCAGCGCGACGCCGACCTGCGAGTTCCCGGCGGCCATCGCCATGTCGAGGAGGCCGTCGCCGTTGAAATCCGCCAGGACCGGCGAGTTCGTCGCCAGCTCAAACGGCGTCGACGAGCTCGGGACGAACCGGACCGCGCCGTAGGTCATCAGCCGACGATCCTCCAACGTCTCGACGCACCGGGTCGTTCGTCGCCGCCGCCGTCGCCGAGTTGTACCCCAATTGATTCGCATCGTCGGAGCCTCCTCGTGTTTTCTGGTTCACAGGTTCGAGATTGGCGCCCTGGACGGTGAACACCTCCCCTCGTGCTCAGGAACGGCGGATCCGCCCCCCCCCCCGCCGACGGGAGGAGTCGGCGGGGGCGGTGTCGACGGTTCAATCTCAACGATGCCGACGCAGCGGCCGCGAGAACCGGGAGCGGTTGAGCATCACGTTGACGTGGCCAGACGAACCGGCCGCGACGACGACGTCGGGGAGCGTGCGATTGGCGACGCGGCCCACGGCGATGGAGTTGCTGGAGGCGTCGGCGTCGACCGGGAAGACGCTCTGGCGGGGGCGGAATTTCACGAGGCCGCCTCGACCGTCGCCGTAGAGGACCGTCAATGAGTCGTCGGCGGGGGTGAGGACGGCCAGGTCGAGCCGGCCGTCGCCGTTGAAGTCGGCGGTTGCGACGGCGGTGGCGGCGGAGGCGAACGGGATCGTCGCCTGCTTCGTGAAGGCTCCCGCGCCATCGCCCAGCAGGACGGTCGCCTGATTGGTCCCGGCGCTGGTGTAGCCGCCGAAGGAGACGGCGGAGGCCGCGGCGATGTCGAGGGCGCCGTCGCGGTTGAAGTCGCCCACGGCCAGCGAGGTCACGCTCGTCCCGACGTCGAGGTCCGTCATGTCCTGGAACGAACCGGTCCCGTCGCCCAGCAGGACCCCGGCTTTGTAAACGACGGGAGGACGCGGGTAGACGTCGGAACGATTGAAGTAGGTCGCGGTCAGGTCGAGCTTGCCGTCGTGGTTGAAGTCGGCGGTCCCCAGCGAGACGAAGTTCTGAAGGAAGTAGCTCTTCATAACAGGCTGGAACGTGCCGTCGCCGTGCCCCAGAATGACGCCGATGCCGTTCAGCGAATCATCCGCGTAGCCCACGGCGACGTCCAGTTTGCCGTCGCCGTTGAAGTCGCCCGCCGTGAGGCACCGCACCCTCCATCCAGCGTCCACGGTCGTCACGGGGGCGAAACTCAAGGCGCCGCCGCTCGCGCTGGTGTTGATCAGGACGCCCAGCGGGGTGTCTCCATTGCTGTAATTGTATGTGGTCATCGCCAGGTCGGGCTTGCCGTCGTTGTTGAAGTCACCCACGACCAACCCCGTCACGTTCAGATTCGAAGGAGACGGGAGATACTGCGGAGCCCGAAACGCGCCGTTCCCCTTGCCCAGCGCGACTCCCACGACGGTCGACGTCCTCGTGAACGTCGCCAGGTCGAGGTTGCCGTCGAGATTGAAATCCGCGAGCACCGCCGTCTGGGGTGCGAGGTCGAAGGCGATCGGCGTCCCCGTCACGAACCGCGCCGCGCCATAGGTCATGAGCCGGCGATCCTCCAGCGCTTCCGGGGCCTGCCCAATCGTCCCGCGCCGCCGACTCGTCATCGAGCGATAGGTGTTCATGAGGCGTCTCCCTGAACGTCGTCGCCTTTGGATTGCAGGCGACCATGCATCTTGATTATACAGATGCAACAGGCGTTTCGGTTGCGACAGAAACATTAAATCCGCATCATCGGCATGCCCGGCCAAGACGGAAACGAGCGGCAAGCGTTTGGGCAGGGATTTGCTACGATGCGAACGAGTCCCGAAGGCGTGGTTCATTGGGGGGGACGGCTGGAAGGGAGGGGTCATGCTGGGGGCGATCGCCGGAGACGTGATCGGCTCGGTGTATGAGGCGAGACCGATCAAGACGACGCGGTTTCCGCTGTTCCATCCGCTCTGCCAGTTCACCGACGACACGGTGCTGACGGTTGCAATGGCCGATCATCTTCTGCGCGGGGAGCCGTACGCGGAGTTGATGAAGCGGTACTTCCGCGCTCATCCGGACGCCGGCTACGGGGGCATGTTCATCCAGTGGGCGCTGATGGATGAATCCGAGCCTTACAACAGTTGGGGGAACGGTTCGGCCATGCGGACGAGTCCCGTCGGCTACGCCTTCGAGACGATGGACGAAACGCTGGCGGCCGCGAAGGCCGGAGCCGAGGTCACGCACGACCACCCGGAGGGAATCAAGGGCGCGCAGGCGATCGCCGCCGCCGTGTTCCTGGCGCGGACCGGTCGCGACAAGGATGCGATCAAGGAATGCGTCGAATCGCGATTCTCATACAATCTGGATCGAACGCTCGACGAGATCCGGCCGATGTACTCCTTCGAGGTCTCCTGCCGGCACAGCGTCCCCCAGGCGATCCGGGCGTTCCTGGAGTCGACCGACTTCGAAAGCGCCGTGCGGCTGGCGATCTCTCTGGGGGGTGACAGCGACACCCTCGCCTGCATGGCCGGCGCGATCGCCCAGCCCTTCTACGGCGGCGTCCCCGAACCGATCCACCGCCGCGTCCTTGAGATCCTCGACGACGACCTGGCCGCCGTGACCCGTGAGTTCTCCGAGCGTTTCAACTGCCCGTGATCGAGGAACGCTCATGGCCCGCGTGATCGCGATCGGCGACGTCCACGGCTGCTCGACGGCGCTGGGGGCGTTGATCGAGGCCGTCGAGCCTCGGCCCACCGACCTGATCGTGACGCTGGGCGACTACATCGACCGCGGCCCCGACAGCCGGGGCGTGCTGGATCAGCTCATCGAGCTAGGCCGGCGCTGCCGATTGGTCCCGATCCTGGGCAACCACGACCAGATGCTGCTGGACGTCCGAATCGGCAAGTACCCGATCTTTTGGTTCTTCGACATCGGCGGGACCACGACGCTCGACTCGTACGGCCCGGGGCGGGAGCTTTCCCTCATCCCGGACGAACACTACGAGTTCCTGGAGGGCTGCCTGGACTACCACGAAACGGCCACTCACATCTTCACGCACGCCAATTACTTCCCCGACGTGCCGATGGCCGAGCAGCACGCCGGAACCCTGCGTTGGGAGTCGATCCGCGAGATGACGCCCGGCCCGCACGAGTCGGGCAAGACCGTGATCGTCGGCCATACTCCCCAGCGCACGGGAGAGATCCTCGACCTGGGTCATCTGGTCTGCATCGACACCTACTGCCACGGCGGCGGCTGGCTCACCGCTTTGGAGGTGAAGACGGGCGAGTTTTGGAGGGCGAACCAGCGAGGCGAGGTTGAGGCGGGGTAGTCCCTCCTGAAGGCCGCTGAGGCTGTCATGCGGTCTCCGCGAGCGCGCGCCCACGCTCGGGCGGCTCCTCCATTCGGCTCCCGGTCCTGGAGCATCGGAGGATCAGCACGGCAAGCAGACCCAGCGTCAGCAGGCCGGGGGCCACGCCCTCGGGGAGAGGCGAGGCGAT is part of the Paludisphaera rhizosphaerae genome and encodes:
- a CDS encoding AAA family ATPase encodes the protein MLLRNLEIRDFRGFHHFRIPQPGRVNLLVGTNNYGKTSILEAVSFLAAVGEFSPIWHALRRRGEEIRSDVGPPPPAACRWDWRSRNGSWNFSGFRQD
- a CDS encoding glycosyltransferase family 4 protein, encoding MDTYRFGFVMEQALGHRVYHRNLETWSRGDTSYEATWMSVPSWRDDRWNRLPLLNRNYSVRMSFRARDLVRARQAEGPSFDALFYHTFVSSLFNRGASRDSPVVISMDATPLGFDALGAGYGHKADAPGLASRLKLRWYKRLFNSAAAVTCWNRWTAESLMNDYDVEPSRISVISPGADLDRWKPTHRDDRDNARPRLLFLGGEFERKGGRVLLDVFRSHLADRCELDIVSDEAPIESEGPIRVHRGVTHEKGGLKALFDAADVFVLPTRGDTLPLAITEAMASGLPVVSCRVGAIHEQVVEGETGLLVPPNDPAALAKALTSLLDDPARRREMGIAGRLRTERLFNGPRNAAALMDFLKRVVDDARGRKAAPANRPIAVPIGGRRSTIRSTRSS
- a CDS encoding FG-GAP repeat domain-containing protein; amino-acid sequence: MRTHQTTTRRRRTGGTRGFDLLEGRQLMTLGLVQFGPPAPVAFEGNPNSTGLADFDGDGKLDLATALGGANLGVTLGNGDGTFQAAQYFTGDPSPFFPSTISIAVGDFNNDGKPDLATSTFSTNQLSVILNESTGAGNLAFGDPITQGAGAEPVYVVVGDFNRDGKLDVATANIAADESASVGILLGNGDGTFQDVQFVAAGANSDSLVVGDFNGDGIPDLAVTYGADAGPSANKVGVLLGDGDGTFQDVRFFNAGTAPTALAIGDFNRDGVPDIAAANEESNNVSILIGDGSGNFTARYTLPVGKAPNAIAAADFNGDGRLDLAVSNSGDQSLTVLYGKGNGDFYRCRPANRAFAVGGASTGKISLGRLTRGARPDVVVPTVDHVAVLINGAHPRQPRVARLRWR
- a CDS encoding FG-GAP repeat domain-containing protein; this encodes MRINWGTTRRRRRRRTTRCVETLEDRRLMTYGAVRFVPSSSTPFELATNSPVLADFNGDGLLDMAMAAGNSQVGVALGYGNGKFGPARYFDTAASSAAASGSTTTVIVGDFNNDGKPDLAYARSGSSLPGYPSDFGVLLNTGAGSGSLSFEAAATTPARGLSYSLAVGDFNGDGKLDVAAGFRYGSRPGGVFLGNGDGTFQNGLDLPSADLATIETVAAADFNGDGVVDLAVTFANRRQSLESTIGILLGEGDGTFGTPSLFLAGSAPRALTMGDFNGDGVLDIATANAGSSPTDDFLKSVGVLIGDGRGGFTRRSVLPLSSIPIAVTAADLNGSGKLDLSVLDSDGRLTVLYGKGNGDFVRFGPRQSLFSAGAGASGNIAVGRIANRTLPDLAVLNGSGRVTVLLNHSRFSRPLHRRR
- a CDS encoding FG-GAP repeat domain-containing protein, with product MNTYRSMTSRRRGTIGQAPEALEDRRLMTYGAARFVTGTPIAFDLAPQTAVLADFNLDGNLDLATFTRTSTVVGVALGKGNGAFRAPQYLPSPSNLNVTGLVVGDFNNDGKPDLAMTTYNYSNGDTPLGVLINTSASGGALSFAPVTTVDAGWRVRCLTAGDFNGDGKLDVAVGYADDSLNGIGVILGHGDGTFQPVMKSYFLQNFVSLGTADFNHDGKLDLTATYFNRSDVYPRPPVVYKAGVLLGDGTGSFQDMTDLDVGTSVTSLAVGDFNRDGALDIAAASAVSFGGYTSAGTNQATVLLGDGAGAFTKQATIPFASAATAVATADFNGDGRLDLAVLTPADDSLTVLYGDGRGGLVKFRPRQSVFPVDADASSNSIAVGRVANRTLPDVVVAAGSSGHVNVMLNRSRFSRPLRRHR
- a CDS encoding ADP-ribosylglycohydrolase family protein; protein product: MLGAIAGDVIGSVYEARPIKTTRFPLFHPLCQFTDDTVLTVAMADHLLRGEPYAELMKRYFRAHPDAGYGGMFIQWALMDESEPYNSWGNGSAMRTSPVGYAFETMDETLAAAKAGAEVTHDHPEGIKGAQAIAAAVFLARTGRDKDAIKECVESRFSYNLDRTLDEIRPMYSFEVSCRHSVPQAIRAFLESTDFESAVRLAISLGGDSDTLACMAGAIAQPFYGGVPEPIHRRVLEILDDDLAAVTREFSERFNCP
- a CDS encoding metallophosphoesterase family protein; this translates as MARVIAIGDVHGCSTALGALIEAVEPRPTDLIVTLGDYIDRGPDSRGVLDQLIELGRRCRLVPILGNHDQMLLDVRIGKYPIFWFFDIGGTTTLDSYGPGRELSLIPDEHYEFLEGCLDYHETATHIFTHANYFPDVPMAEQHAGTLRWESIREMTPGPHESGKTVIVGHTPQRTGEILDLGHLVCIDTYCHGGGWLTALEVKTGEFWRANQRGEVEAG